A window of Halomonas sp. H10-9-1 contains these coding sequences:
- a CDS encoding universal stress protein, with protein sequence MYQKIMLTVDLNEESSWAKALPTAVALCRSFGASLHVVTVLPDYRMPLVGSYFPKDFAKKARGALSDAQHEFIREHVPEDIKTQSVIVDGSPWEAIVKAAKKLEVDLIVMASHNKRKFADYVLGPNAEHVVHHSKVSVMIVR encoded by the coding sequence ATGTACCAGAAGATCATGTTAACGGTGGACCTCAATGAGGAGTCCTCCTGGGCCAAGGCGCTGCCGACCGCGGTGGCGCTGTGCCGCAGCTTCGGTGCCTCGTTGCACGTGGTGACGGTGCTGCCGGACTACCGCATGCCGCTGGTCGGCTCCTACTTTCCCAAGGACTTCGCCAAGAAGGCCCGTGGCGCACTCTCGGATGCCCAGCACGAGTTCATCCGAGAACACGTGCCCGAGGACATCAAGACCCAGAGCGTCATCGTCGATGGTTCACCCTGGGAGGCGATCGTCAAGGCGGCCAAGAAACTCGAGGTCGACCTGATCGTCATGGCCTCCCATAACAAGCGTAAGTTCGCCGATTACGTGCTCGGTCCCAACGCCGAACACGTGGTGCACCACTCCAAGGTGTCGGTGATGATCGTGCGCTGA